One window of Desulfarculus baarsii DSM 2075 genomic DNA carries:
- a CDS encoding Zn-ribbon domain-containing OB-fold protein, with translation MAQGVFLKDYIQALAEGRLLGQRCAACGAVTFPPKAVCAACGKAENAPVELSGQGELTTFTVCRVAPEGMTPPYIVAMAKLAEGPCVIGNLEGVAADDADMSLIGRRVRLGSKPAASRSYAVDQCRVLTFELE, from the coding sequence ATGGCGCAAGGTGTTTTTCTCAAGGATTATATCCAGGCCTTGGCCGAGGGCCGCTTGCTGGGCCAGCGTTGCGCGGCCTGTGGGGCGGTGACGTTTCCGCCCAAGGCCGTCTGCGCGGCTTGTGGCAAGGCCGAAAACGCGCCGGTCGAGCTTTCGGGCCAAGGCGAGCTGACCACCTTCACCGTCTGCCGGGTGGCGCCCGAGGGCATGACGCCGCCTTACATCGTGGCCATGGCCAAGCTGGCCGAGGGTCCGTGCGTGATCGGCAATCTGGAGGGCGTCGCGGCCGATGACGCCGACATGAGCCTGATCGGCCGCCGGGTGCGCCTGGGGAGCAAACCGGCGGCCAGCAGATCCTACGCGGTCGATCAATGTCGCGTGCTGACTTTCGAACTGGAGTGA
- a CDS encoding SDR family NAD(P)-dependent oxidoreductase: protein MDAKNIVALVTGGASGLGEATARAFVAGGGKAAIFDLDEARGQQIAADLGPAAIFCKVNVVDEASVQAGVAAACAAFGLVNVAVNCAGVGTPAKVLGKGGLMSLDFWNKVIGINLTGTMNVIRYAVEKMAANQPNADGERGVIINTASVAAFEGQVGQAAYSASKGAVVAMTLPLAREFAPIGVRVMTVAPGIFETPMLKGLPANVQEALGKMVPFPSRLGRAEEFAALAAHIVQNSMLNGETIRLDGAIRMQPK from the coding sequence ATGGATGCGAAAAACATCGTCGCCCTGGTCACTGGCGGAGCCTCGGGCCTGGGCGAGGCCACGGCGCGGGCCTTTGTGGCTGGCGGCGGCAAGGCGGCCATCTTCGACCTGGACGAGGCGCGTGGCCAGCAAATCGCCGCCGATCTGGGTCCGGCGGCCATCTTTTGCAAGGTCAACGTGGTCGACGAGGCCAGCGTGCAGGCGGGCGTGGCGGCGGCGTGCGCGGCCTTTGGCCTGGTCAACGTGGCGGTCAACTGCGCCGGCGTGGGCACGCCGGCCAAGGTGCTGGGCAAGGGCGGGCTGATGAGCCTGGATTTCTGGAACAAGGTCATCGGCATCAACCTCACCGGCACCATGAACGTCATCCGCTACGCCGTGGAGAAAATGGCCGCCAACCAGCCCAACGCCGATGGCGAGCGCGGCGTGATCATCAACACCGCCTCGGTGGCCGCCTTCGAGGGCCAGGTGGGCCAGGCCGCCTACAGCGCCTCCAAGGGCGCGGTGGTGGCCATGACCCTGCCGTTGGCCCGCGAGTTCGCGCCCATCGGCGTGCGGGTGATGACCGTGGCCCCGGGCATCTTCGAGACGCCCATGCTCAAGGGCCTGCCGGCCAACGTGCAAGAGGCCCTGGGCAAGATGGTGCCCTTCCCCTCGCGCCTGGGCCGCGCCGAGGAGTTCGCCGCCCTGGCCGCGCATATCGTGCAAAACAGCATGCTAAACGGCGAGACGATCCGGCTTGACGGGGCCATCCGCATGCAGCCAAAGTAG
- a CDS encoding acyl-CoA dehydrogenase family protein, with the protein MDYNLTEEQSMLRDMAYKFAVKEIAPLSAKCDAEEAYTPELVKLAAENGLVGSWVPEEYGGAGAGIMGNALITEQLSRVDMGIGLNIVAATFGCEAIVLYGSEEQKEQYVRPVCEGKAISAGAYTEPNAGTDVAGYGTRAVKDGGDYIINGQKMFITNGTVCDFFLVQAITNPENKRHARFSQIIVPADAPGVTRTKIHGKMGIRSSNTAEISFEDVRVPQSNLVGVEGRGFYQLMHFFDTTRPMIAAQALGLSQACLDTSARYSREREVFGAPLGSFQLTQKKLAEMAIRIEALRGLTYRACWLIDNGTPDYTLAAMAKYYGGETAVFCADKAVEIHGGYGYIEEYPVQKWYRDAKILELYEGTKEAEIMTIGGAMMRK; encoded by the coding sequence GTGGACTACAATCTGACCGAAGAACAAAGCATGCTCCGCGACATGGCCTACAAGTTCGCCGTCAAGGAGATCGCCCCGCTTTCGGCCAAATGCGACGCCGAGGAGGCCTACACGCCCGAGTTGGTCAAGCTGGCCGCCGAAAACGGCCTGGTTGGCTCGTGGGTGCCCGAGGAGTACGGCGGCGCCGGCGCGGGCATCATGGGCAACGCCCTGATCACCGAGCAGCTTTCGCGGGTGGACATGGGCATCGGCCTGAACATCGTGGCCGCCACCTTTGGCTGCGAGGCCATCGTGCTCTATGGCTCCGAGGAGCAAAAAGAGCAATACGTGCGGCCGGTTTGCGAGGGCAAGGCCATCAGCGCCGGGGCCTACACCGAGCCCAACGCCGGCACCGACGTGGCCGGCTACGGCACCCGCGCCGTCAAGGACGGCGGCGATTACATCATCAACGGCCAGAAGATGTTCATCACCAACGGCACGGTGTGCGACTTTTTCCTGGTGCAGGCCATCACCAACCCCGAGAACAAACGCCACGCCCGCTTCAGCCAGATCATCGTGCCGGCCGACGCGCCGGGCGTGACCCGCACCAAGATCCACGGCAAGATGGGCATCCGCTCCAGCAACACCGCCGAGATCAGCTTCGAGGACGTGCGCGTGCCCCAGAGCAATCTGGTGGGCGTGGAGGGCCGGGGCTTTTATCAGCTGATGCACTTTTTCGACACCACCCGGCCGATGATCGCCGCCCAGGCCTTGGGCCTGTCCCAGGCCTGCCTGGACACCTCGGCCAGGTATTCCCGCGAGCGCGAGGTTTTTGGCGCGCCGCTGGGTTCTTTCCAACTCACCCAGAAAAAACTGGCCGAGATGGCCATCCGCATCGAGGCCCTGCGCGGCCTGACCTACCGCGCCTGCTGGCTGATCGACAATGGCACGCCCGATTACACCCTGGCGGCCATGGCCAAATATTATGGCGGCGAAACGGCGGTGTTCTGCGCCGACAAGGCCGTGGAGATCCACGGCGGCTACGGCTACATCGAGGAGTACCCCGTCCAGAAGTGGTACCGCGACGCCAAGATCCTCGAACTCTACGAGGGCACCAAGGAAGCCGAGATCATGACCATCGGCGGGGCGATGATGCGTAAATAG
- a CDS encoding lytic transglycosylase domain-containing protein produces MPRALIVALAAALSLLTALTAPPAAAEPREVCWILTLDYPLVRQLMIERAFPLPGQRAVAADSDDGCTRIDLAEPQLSGDSGMLKVRAKISVKAGVSLLGNCASPVRFDGYVDIWQQIALDQRTWRLKTHTVRTRLLDHGRRPVSVVNLVLNLVQENVPAYFDQFDIDLSPPRQDLDRQLPLFFKPEMTAQVESWLATLRPGKVEAQADAIRAQMCMTVDVPEQEQFYEETLLMPTDEEIDAFRNYWQAWDSFFVAELLSLENQPLTLDERDQVLTAMLDMRYGFLEALRDKDTSRDLVRRQFLETWSAISPILRKYGWQSPQRPTFNYFALMSASDALAALDRLGPAIGLDISREGLFRLAHLVSSDPTLGELPYSDAQNDRLRQVLGLGPAPERTAPAPVGEEIILPMPSLEQSSWLDFFVSAAHASQIDASSVDYEAIAPWLPPSSENAPQYIERVREMMNQEADAVERKSKLSDKHRGLLRLIIEASAWQESCWRQFIAGQGRVTYLRSYNNTSVGIMQIYLDVWRGLYDPDSLRWDIRYNARAGCEILALYMKRYALKKSQNLSDDILARSVYAMYNGGPGQLAKFLQRHKKGEFWLSDRLFWEKYLWVKSGQFQNIAACLVGG; encoded by the coding sequence ATGCCCCGCGCGCTAATCGTGGCCCTTGCCGCGGCCCTTTCCCTGCTGACGGCGCTGACGGCCCCGCCCGCCGCCGCCGAACCCAGGGAGGTCTGCTGGATTCTGACGTTGGATTATCCGCTGGTGCGCCAGTTGATGATCGAACGGGCCTTTCCCCTGCCCGGCCAACGAGCCGTGGCCGCCGACTCCGACGACGGCTGCACGCGCATCGATCTGGCCGAACCCCAACTTTCCGGCGATTCGGGCATGCTCAAGGTGCGGGCCAAGATCAGCGTCAAGGCCGGCGTCTCGCTGCTGGGCAACTGCGCCTCGCCGGTGCGCTTCGACGGCTACGTGGACATCTGGCAGCAGATCGCCCTGGACCAACGCACCTGGCGGCTGAAAACCCACACCGTGCGCACCAGGCTCTTGGACCACGGCCGCCGACCGGTCTCGGTGGTCAACCTTGTCCTCAACCTGGTGCAGGAAAACGTCCCGGCCTACTTCGATCAATTCGACATCGACCTCTCGCCGCCGCGCCAGGATCTCGACCGCCAACTGCCGCTGTTTTTCAAGCCCGAAATGACCGCCCAGGTCGAAAGTTGGCTGGCCACCCTGCGGCCGGGCAAGGTCGAAGCCCAGGCTGACGCCATCAGGGCCCAGATGTGCATGACCGTCGACGTGCCCGAGCAAGAGCAGTTTTACGAAGAAACCCTGCTCATGCCCACCGACGAGGAAATCGACGCCTTCAGGAACTACTGGCAGGCCTGGGACTCTTTCTTCGTGGCCGAACTCCTCAGCCTTGAAAACCAGCCCCTGACCCTCGACGAACGCGATCAGGTGCTCACGGCCATGCTCGACATGCGCTACGGCTTTCTGGAGGCCCTGCGCGACAAGGACACCAGCCGCGACCTGGTGCGCCGGCAGTTCCTCGAAACATGGTCGGCCATCTCGCCGATCCTGCGCAAATACGGCTGGCAATCGCCCCAGCGGCCAACATTCAACTACTTTGCCCTGATGAGCGCTTCCGACGCCCTGGCCGCCCTCGACCGCCTGGGCCCGGCCATCGGCCTGGATATCAGCCGCGAAGGACTCTTCCGCCTGGCCCACCTGGTTTCCAGCGACCCCACCCTGGGCGAGTTGCCCTACAGCGACGCCCAAAACGACCGCCTGCGTCAAGTCCTGGGCCTGGGCCCCGCGCCGGAACGCACCGCGCCCGCCCCAGTCGGCGAGGAAATCATCCTGCCCATGCCGTCACTGGAACAAAGCTCCTGGCTCGATTTCTTCGTCTCAGCGGCCCACGCCTCGCAAATCGACGCCTCCTCCGTCGACTACGAAGCCATCGCCCCCTGGCTGCCGCCCTCCAGCGAAAACGCGCCGCAATACATCGAACGCGTGCGCGAAATGATGAACCAGGAAGCCGACGCCGTCGAACGCAAAAGCAAGCTCTCCGACAAACACAGAGGCCTCCTGCGCCTGATCATCGAAGCCTCCGCCTGGCAGGAAAGCTGCTGGCGACAGTTCATCGCCGGCCAGGGCCGCGTCACCTACCTGCGCTCCTACAACAATACGTCGGTGGGCATCATGCAGATCTACCTCGACGTCTGGCGCGGCCTTTACGACCCCGACAGCCTGCGCTGGGATATCCGCTACAACGCCAGGGCCGGCTGCGAAATCCTTGCCCTCTACATGAAACGCTACGCCCTCAAAAAAAGTCAAAACCTCAGCGACGACATCCTGGCCCGCTCTGTCTACGCCATGTATAACGGTGGCCCAGGTCAACTCGCCAAGTTCCTGCAACGACACAAAAAAGGCGAATTCTGGCTCAGCGACCGACTCTTCTGGGAAAAATACCTCTGGGTCAAATCCGGCCAGTTCCAAAACATCGCCGCATGCCTGGTCGGCGGATGA